The following is a genomic window from Rhodothermales bacterium.
TTCTTCATGTCCGTGTGAGAACCCGCCCGGAGTCGATACACATAAAGTCCGACCGGCAAGACTGACACATCGAGATCGGCCCGATGTATGCCGGCGGAATGAACGCCATCGACAATCGTCATGACTTCGCGTCCGAGGGCATCGAACAACGAGATGGAGACATCCGAGACCGCCGGAAGCTGCCAGGTAATGGCCGTAGACTGATTGACCGGATTCGGGTAATTCTGTCCGAGCGCAAATTCGCGTGCGATGTTGCCCGTATCCTCATTGCCGACACCGGACGGCGCAACGATGACGCCGACGGTGGCAACGTTTGAGACTTTCGGGACCACCACAGGCCCTGTGGCTACGACTTCGCCTGCCAGAGATACCGCCACTGTATTCCCGGCTACCTCGAACGTGCCTTCCGCCAGCAGCGGAAATGCAAGGCGGAGCTCTGACCCGTTCTGCGTGATGGTTCCGCTTATAGCCGCAGGTACGGAGACATCGAGCGTCTGCGGACCGGCGTCGACGACATTGGCAAGGAGACCGGTAGGCGCAATATTGAGCGTACCCTTCAGGTTCACCTGGTTGGAATCCTGACTGAACGACCCGTTGGAAACTGCGGCGGGCAAACCGGGCGTGGCGAGTCCGAGGGACAGCGAGTCGGCGTCGGTCGACACAACGATCGATCCGACGATCGTATAGTCGAACGTCAGACTCAGCGCATCGGATACGACCAGGTTCATCGCCGTCACGTGGATTTCCGTGAACGGTTCTGTATTCGATACGACCTCCGCGGTGAGTGTCCCGGACACGGCGGAGGTATCGCTGTCCGACCTGTCACCAAAGTCTGTACTCAGCGTCGCGGAAAGCCTCGCCCCCGACTGCAGCGGATCGATCACGAATTGCTCCGGCACATCTTTCGTTTCCGCAACATAGCTGAACAGGTCCGTGCCGGAGAACCCCGGCTTCGGTGTGTACTCGAAAGAGCCGTCGCGAGAGAGCGACAGCGTTCCGTTTGGCGGAGGCGTAGTTACCACCGCTTCGATTTCGGCGTCAGCGGAGTCATTCTCAAGTACGCCCGGAGCTTCGACAGCAAGCGTACTGTCGGCGGCGGTATTGAAGAAGTCGTCCCTTGCGACGGGTGTGTCCTGGGCCTGAACAACGACTGTCAGGCACAAAGAGCAGAGCAGTATCAAGTATCGCATAGTTTCCTTTCTGGGTCGAGGACAGATGTACGTGGCCGCAAAAGCAAACACGCAGATGGGAGGGGTGATACACGGTAGAGGCCGCACCGTTTCAGTCCTGAACGCGTGTCGACACAAATATCACGGCCGCGCGCCTCCTCGGGAGGCTGATTCTGCTCGCGGGCCAGGCCAAAGGGTATCCAGACCACAAGTGACTGTCCAGCAACGAAATATAGCTCCCGTCCCAACGAAATCGCCCCGAATTCCGCCATAATGACCACCCCGACGGGCAGCCATAGCCGAGACCGTCGCGAACCGGATCAGACTGTGTCGCGTCGCGGATCAGTGCGGGCCATTCGCAAGAACTGCTGCTCCACCGGCCATAGGGGCGCCGTCCAGTTGCAATCCGAGACTGTCGAAATACAACTGCGGATCCCCTCCACCAACGCAAAATCATGCGGCTGTTGCGAATCGCCATTTCATGTTTTAGATAGCGTTCGGCGAACAACCTTCACCGGAGTCAATGGCTAAGATCTTGAAAGGCGTCCTGGCGCCTGGCGGGGACGGACCGGCGCCCGAGCGCAAGAGGTTCGGGACGTTCGGCGGAGTGTTTACGCCGACGCTTCTGACGATCCTTGGCGTAATCATGTACCTGCGCGAAGGGTGGGTCATAGGCAACGCGGGCATCCTCGGCGGGCTGCTCATCATCTCGCTCGCATTTCTGATCACGGCCTGCACCGGCCTCTCCATGTCGTCGATCACGACGAATATCCGCATCGGTTCGGGTGGGGCTTACGCCATCGTTTCCCAGTCACTGGGATTGGAGGTGGGTGGAAGCCTCGGCATCCCGCGCTACGTCTCGCAGGCGCTCGCGATCACTCTCTACATCTTCGGTTTTCGCGAGGGCTGGCTGTGGGTTTTCCCGGGTCACAACGCCTTCCTGGTCGACATCGTCATTTTCCTTGCTCTCTGGGGGATCGCGTACAAGAGTGCGGATCTGGCGATAAAGACTCAGTATGTCATTATGGCGATTATCGTCGGCTCGCTGGTCTCCATTGCAGTTGCGGCCGCGCAGGGGTCCATGCAGTATGAGGTGGAGAACGTGGGTCTGTGGGGGACTTTTCCCGGCTCGATTGAGAATGCGTTTTCGGGCACCACGTTCTGGATCGTGTTCGCCGTCTTCTTCCCCGCAGCCACCGGCATCATGGCCGGCGCGAACATGTCGGGCGACCTCAAGGATCCGCGGCGCAGCATTCCGATCGGAACGATGGCGGCCATCGGCGTCAGTTTCGTGATATACGTGCTGCTCGCTTACTGGCTAGCACGCTCGGCAACTCCTGAAGAACTGGTCGGCAATTACTTTGTGATCATTGACAAGGCTGCATGGGGACCGCCCGTTATCGCCGGACTGTTCGGGGCCACGTTCTCGTCGGCGCTTGCATCGATGGTAGGTGCGGGTCGCATTCTCCAGGCGATGGGCAACCACCGCATCCTGCCGGGCAGCACGTGGCTAGGAGCGCTTACAACATCGGGGGAGCCGCGCAACGCCATGCTCGTCACAGGCGGAATCGTGTTTGCCTCGCTACTGTTGCGGGACCTGAATGCCATCGCCCCGCTCATCACGATGTTCTTCCTCATCACCTATGCGATGTTGAACGTCGTGGTGTTGATCGAGCAAGGCCTCGGCCTCGTCAGTTTCCGACCGCTTCTGCGTGTACCATCCGTCGTTCCGTGGCTCGGCCTCATCGGATCCGTCTTTGTGATGTTCATCATCAACCCGACCATCAGCCTGATGTCGGTTGCTGTCGTGATCGGTTTTTACGGCTGGCTCGCCAGGCGGCGACTTGACGCTCCGTTCGAGGATGTACGGAGCGGGTTGTTCGTGGCCTTCGCGGAGTGGGCGGCAAAGAAGGTGGCGGAAATGCCGGCAACGCAGGAGCGCGCATGGAAGCCCAATCTGCTGGTGCCGGTTGAGAATCCGAACGAGTTGCGCGGCGCATTCATGCTGATCCAGAACATCTGCCACCCGAAAGGCTCCGTCAAACTGCTGGGCATTACGTCACCCGGAGGGGCCGACGGACTGGGCGGCCGCCTCTCAACGCTGGCCCGGGCGTTCCGCGAACATGGCGTGTTTGCGTCGGCTACGGTCGTCGACAGCGGCACGTACCAGGACATCCTGATCACTGGACTTCAGGTTCTGAAGGGTGCCTTCTTTCGTCCGAATATCATCTTCCTTCCGCTGCCCGAGTCCGATGATCGCGAGGCGATCTACAAGAAGATTATCCGCAGTGCGACAACACTGAAGCTCGGCGTCCTCCTCCATGCGCCCCATCCGGTAGCCAGACTCGGACAACGCCAGGCCGTCAACGTATGGATTCGTGACCGCAGTCCTGACTGGCGGCTGCGGTGGGATATCGGAAATCTCGACCTGTCTATTCTCACCGCATACAAACTGAAACTCAACTGGGGAGCGCACCTCCGGCTTATCACGGTTATTGAGAATGAACATGAGGAGCACAACGCACGCAAGTTCATGAGTCAGGTAATGGACCTCGCTCGTTTGCCCAGTACAGAAGTGATCGTCGCCCGCGGCGCGTTCAACAACTACGTGGCGGATCCACCGCAAGCAGACCTCAACATCTTCGGCCTGACAGCAGACCCCGACTTCGCATCTATTCGTCGCCTGGTCGGAGAGACAAGTTCGAGCTGCCTGTTTATCCTCGACTCGGGTGAAGAGAGCGCGCTCGCTTAAGGATCGCGCGGTCAACTTCGGGTGAGACCAGCGACAGAAACCGCGACGCAAAGAAACTCGGCGAGAAGGATGTACTTGTGTCTTCGTCTGAGACACGATCACGAGCTGCTACGCATCCCAGTCACGGTATATCTGACCGTCGATCTCAAACTCGACCGTCGAGACATCCGGAAACGCCAGTAGCGTCCGAACCATCGGAGCCTTGACCGCCATCTGCGCGCACGCCGCATTGTTGAGATAGCGCAGCGCGTCGCCCTCGAACGCCAGGATCGCCACGCCATCTCGAATGACGACCCCACGGAAATAATCCAACAGGGGCAACGTACCCGGAGGATGAAGACCGGCTGCCGGCAACACGTCGCGCAATACTTCGCGGATGGCTGCCGACGCGAGATCGGTCGGCGGGGGTTCGGGCAGAGCCCAATCCTCGCTGACCACCGCCCCGCAGTCCGTTTGAATACCCGCCTCATCCGTCCGATAGATGGTCACCGTGCGTTCCGTCTTTGCATCTTCGGCGTCCCGTAGCGTGTCCTGGGGCTCCTCCTGTGGCCTACAGGCTGTCCCCGCTACCAGGAGAACCAGGGTCAGCGCCATGAACTTGAGGACGCAGGCACCGT
Proteins encoded in this region:
- a CDS encoding GerMN domain-containing protein, with translation MKNSRVDLIEVDVTDSGRAKGGFTRGRVAIFAGGRHGACVLKFMALTLVLLVAGTACRPQEEPQDTLRDAEDAKTERTVTIYRTDEAGIQTDCGAVVSEDWALPEPPPTDLASAAIREVLRDVLPAAGLHPPGTLPLLDYFRGVVIRDGVAILAFEGDALRYLNNAACAQMAVKAPMVRTLLAFPDVSTVEFEIDGQIYRDWDA
- a CDS encoding Na-K-Cl cotransporter — translated: MAKILKGVLAPGGDGPAPERKRFGTFGGVFTPTLLTILGVIMYLREGWVIGNAGILGGLLIISLAFLITACTGLSMSSITTNIRIGSGGAYAIVSQSLGLEVGGSLGIPRYVSQALAITLYIFGFREGWLWVFPGHNAFLVDIVIFLALWGIAYKSADLAIKTQYVIMAIIVGSLVSIAVAAAQGSMQYEVENVGLWGTFPGSIENAFSGTTFWIVFAVFFPAATGIMAGANMSGDLKDPRRSIPIGTMAAIGVSFVIYVLLAYWLARSATPEELVGNYFVIIDKAAWGPPVIAGLFGATFSSALASMVGAGRILQAMGNHRILPGSTWLGALTTSGEPRNAMLVTGGIVFASLLLRDLNAIAPLITMFFLITYAMLNVVVLIEQGLGLVSFRPLLRVPSVVPWLGLIGSVFVMFIINPTISLMSVAVVIGFYGWLARRRLDAPFEDVRSGLFVAFAEWAAKKVAEMPATQERAWKPNLLVPVENPNELRGAFMLIQNICHPKGSVKLLGITSPGGADGLGGRLSTLARAFREHGVFASATVVDSGTYQDILITGLQVLKGAFFRPNIIFLPLPESDDREAIYKKIIRSATTLKLGVLLHAPHPVARLGQRQAVNVWIRDRSPDWRLRWDIGNLDLSILTAYKLKLNWGAHLRLITVIENEHEEHNARKFMSQVMDLARLPSTEVIVARGAFNNYVADPPQADLNIFGLTADPDFASIRRLVGETSSSCLFILDSGEESALA
- a CDS encoding T9SS type A sorting domain-containing protein, with protein sequence MRYLILLCSLCLTVVVQAQDTPVARDDFFNTAADSTLAVEAPGVLENDSADAEIEAVVTTPPPNGTLSLSRDGSFEYTPKPGFSGTDLFSYVAETKDVPEQFVIDPLQSGARLSATLSTDFGDRSDSDTSAVSGTLTAEVVSNTEPFTEIHVTAMNLVVSDALSLTFDYTIVGSIVVSTDADSLSLGLATPGLPAAVSNGSFSQDSNQVNLKGTLNIAPTGLLANVVDAGPQTLDVSVPAAISGTITQNGSELRLAFPLLAEGTFEVAGNTVAVSLAGEVVATGPVVVPKVSNVATVGVIVAPSGVGNEDTGNIAREFALGQNYPNPVNQSTAITWQLPAVSDVSISLFDALGREVMTIVDGVHSAGIHRADLDVSVLPVGLYVYRLRAGSHTDMKKFIIVR